In Streptomyces sp. SN-593, a single genomic region encodes these proteins:
- a CDS encoding ABC transporter substrate-binding protein, which translates to MMRVRRILPAVAATAGLALTATACGGSSGDGPAAAGSGQSLKGHTVTVAGVWTGEEQANFKKVLQGFTDSTGAKTEFVSTGDNVSTVIGSKIAGGDAPDVVMVPQVGVVQQFAASGWLQPLSAEVDSAVTRNYAPVWKNYGSVKGTLYALYFKASDKSTVWYSPTAFTNAGVTVPSTYAQMMTDAKTISDSGLAAFSIGGQDGWPLTDWFENIYLSQAGPANYDKLAQHQIKWTDPTVVKALTTLGSFFKQDDLIAGGRKGALATDFPTSVEQVFGDSPKAGMTYEGDFVSGNVESLHKKVGTDAKFFPFPSVDGGQEPVVGGGDAAVVLNKGKDKAAGMALVKYLASPQAAAIWAKAGGYISPNKGVPLSDYTDPTLRETAKSIVDAGNGVRFDMSDQAPAAFGGTAGTGEWKILQDFLRDPSDPKKTAATLETAAAKAYKD; encoded by the coding sequence ATCATGAGAGTGCGACGTATCCTCCCCGCCGTGGCCGCGACGGCCGGCCTGGCCCTGACCGCGACCGCCTGCGGCGGTTCCTCGGGCGACGGCCCAGCGGCGGCCGGGAGCGGGCAGAGTCTCAAGGGCCACACGGTGACGGTGGCCGGTGTGTGGACCGGCGAGGAGCAGGCCAACTTCAAGAAGGTGCTGCAGGGCTTCACCGACTCCACCGGAGCCAAGACAGAGTTCGTCTCCACCGGAGACAACGTCTCCACCGTCATCGGCAGCAAGATCGCCGGCGGTGACGCCCCCGACGTGGTGATGGTCCCACAGGTCGGGGTGGTGCAGCAGTTCGCCGCCAGCGGCTGGCTGCAGCCCCTTTCCGCCGAGGTGGACTCGGCCGTGACGCGGAATTACGCACCCGTGTGGAAGAACTACGGGAGCGTCAAGGGCACCTTGTACGCGCTGTACTTCAAGGCCTCGGACAAGTCGACCGTCTGGTACAGCCCCACCGCGTTCACCAACGCCGGCGTCACGGTCCCGTCGACCTACGCGCAGATGATGACCGACGCCAAGACCATCTCCGACTCGGGCCTGGCGGCGTTCTCCATTGGCGGGCAGGACGGCTGGCCGCTGACCGACTGGTTCGAGAACATCTACCTCTCCCAGGCGGGGCCGGCGAACTATGACAAGCTCGCCCAGCACCAGATCAAGTGGACCGATCCCACCGTGGTCAAGGCGCTCACCACCCTTGGCTCGTTCTTCAAGCAGGACGACCTCATCGCCGGTGGCCGCAAGGGTGCCCTGGCCACGGACTTCCCCACCTCGGTGGAGCAGGTCTTCGGCGACTCGCCCAAGGCCGGCATGACATACGAGGGCGACTTCGTCAGCGGCAACGTCGAGTCGCTGCACAAGAAGGTCGGTACCGACGCCAAGTTCTTCCCCTTCCCTTCGGTCGACGGCGGCCAGGAACCGGTGGTCGGCGGCGGTGACGCGGCCGTGGTGCTGAACAAAGGCAAGGACAAGGCCGCCGGCATGGCGCTGGTGAAGTACCTGGCCAGTCCGCAGGCGGCTGCGATCTGGGCGAAGGCGGGCGGATACATCTCGCCCAACAAGGGTGTCCCGCTGAGCGACTACACCGACCCGACGCTGCGTGAGACGGCCAAGTCGATCGTGGACGCCGGCAACGGAGTCAGGTTCGACATGTCCGACCAGGCGCCGGCGGCGTTCGGCGGCACGGCGGGCACCGGCGAGTGGAAGATCCTCCAGGACTTCCTGCGCGACCCGTCCG